The following coding sequences lie in one Coprothermobacter sp. genomic window:
- a CDS encoding oxidoreductase, producing MIEGKLNDTGASLLYGQVGGGPGSFIGPVHRAAIALNNQAKLVAGSFSDIPSETVQVAKDLGIDTDRAYADFYDMALREGARAESRIDFVIITVPNHIHFAVAKAFLEQGINVVCEKPMAFTEQEAKELVVLAGAHKAEFMVTYTYTGYPMVCEARNLVRTGALGTLCVVAAEYLQDWLADPIERAGTNRQAVWRTDPQYAGVSCCVGDIGTHIENLVHFITGLEIEKLAASLETFVEGRPLDDNAYMLVKYKGGASGNYWSSQVAIGKENGLRIRVYGTDGAIEWEQENPNVLRFQKKGGPLQLLTRGSGYLSAAAGHFTRLPAGHPEGYFEAFANLYRSFCNVLMARKQGHAPDPLDIFPTVVDGARGTKFVFDCVKSSKEGAAWVDASFDI from the coding sequence ATGATCGAAGGCAAGCTGAACGACACAGGGGCCAGCCTTCTGTATGGGCAGGTAGGCGGGGGACCAGGGTCTTTCATCGGCCCAGTGCACCGCGCCGCTATCGCATTGAACAACCAGGCGAAGCTGGTTGCCGGAAGCTTCTCCGACATCCCGTCGGAGACGGTCCAGGTTGCGAAGGACCTCGGCATCGACACTGACCGCGCGTATGCCGATTTCTATGACATGGCCCTCAGGGAGGGAGCGCGAGCCGAGAGCAGGATCGACTTCGTCATCATCACGGTCCCCAACCACATCCACTTTGCGGTAGCCAAGGCATTCCTCGAACAGGGCATCAACGTTGTTTGTGAGAAGCCGATGGCGTTCACCGAGCAGGAAGCGAAGGAACTGGTCGTACTTGCCGGCGCCCACAAGGCCGAGTTCATGGTGACGTATACCTACACCGGCTACCCCATGGTGTGCGAAGCCCGAAACCTCGTCAGGACCGGCGCTCTCGGGACCCTCTGCGTCGTGGCTGCAGAGTACCTGCAGGACTGGCTGGCCGACCCCATCGAACGTGCAGGCACCAACCGCCAGGCCGTCTGGCGCACGGACCCGCAGTATGCCGGCGTGTCCTGTTGCGTTGGCGACATCGGCACGCACATCGAGAACCTGGTGCACTTCATCACGGGACTGGAGATCGAAAAGCTGGCAGCCAGCCTCGAGACGTTCGTCGAGGGGCGTCCGCTCGACGACAATGCCTACATGCTCGTGAAGTACAAAGGGGGAGCGTCCGGGAACTACTGGTCGTCGCAGGTGGCCATCGGCAAGGAGAACGGCCTCCGTATCCGCGTGTACGGGACGGATGGCGCCATCGAGTGGGAGCAGGAGAACCCCAATGTCCTCCGATTTCAGAAGAAGGGCGGCCCCCTGCAGTTGCTGACGCGTGGCAGCGGATACCTCTCGGCCGCTGCAGGGCACTTCACGCGCCTCCCTGCCGGTCACCCGGAAGGGTACTTCGAGGCATTTGCGAACCTGTACAGGAGCTTCTGCAATGTGCTTATGGCCAGGAAGCAGGGCCACGCCCCGGATCCGCTGGACATCTTTCCGACCGTCGTCGACGGCGCCCGCGGGACCAAGTTCGTGTTTGATTGTGTGAAGAGCAGCAAAGAAGGCGCGGCATGGGTCGACGCCTCCTTCGACATCTAG
- a CDS encoding carbohydrate kinase, translated as MPACQECVVSSGKVVTIGIVCADVIARPVNSMPGRGLLVPIDQLELHTGGCATNVGIDLARLGVACSVLGKIGRDGLGDFVLHTLEQEGVDARGLRRAEGVQTAATVVLVGPDGEHSFLHCLGANATLVAEDVDMELVRSADILVVAGSLLMPNLDGEPTAEILRAARECGVVTLLDTAWDASGRWMKSIEPCLPFCDYFLPSEAEAAMLSGVTEPEAMAASFVARGARNVIIKLGDRGCLLRTEDDVIEHVAAPSVSVVDTTGAGDAFVAGFTVGLVHGWDASRCAHLAVTVGAMCVTAAGASSGVRSFAETVQVMERGGLM; from the coding sequence CTGCCCGCATGTCAGGAGTGCGTCGTGAGCAGCGGCAAGGTCGTGACCATAGGTATTGTGTGTGCCGATGTCATTGCGAGACCAGTGAACAGCATGCCTGGACGCGGACTGCTTGTGCCCATTGACCAGCTGGAGCTGCACACGGGTGGGTGCGCGACCAACGTAGGCATCGACCTTGCCCGACTTGGGGTGGCCTGTAGCGTTTTGGGGAAGATCGGTCGCGACGGTCTTGGCGATTTCGTCCTGCACACACTGGAACAGGAAGGGGTGGACGCCAGGGGTCTGCGGCGTGCAGAGGGCGTGCAGACGGCGGCTACGGTCGTGTTAGTAGGGCCCGACGGCGAGCATTCGTTTCTCCATTGCCTCGGTGCCAATGCCACGCTTGTTGCTGAAGACGTCGACATGGAGCTCGTGCGGTCGGCTGACATTCTGGTCGTTGCCGGATCTCTCCTCATGCCAAACCTGGACGGAGAGCCGACGGCGGAGATCCTCAGAGCCGCCAGGGAATGTGGGGTGGTAACCCTGCTCGATACGGCGTGGGACGCGTCAGGAAGGTGGATGAAGTCAATCGAGCCGTGTTTGCCGTTCTGTGACTATTTCCTGCCAAGCGAGGCCGAGGCGGCCATGTTGAGCGGCGTCACTGAGCCGGAGGCGATGGCAGCGTCGTTTGTCGCTCGTGGCGCACGGAACGTCATCATCAAGCTGGGCGACAGGGGCTGTCTTCTGCGGACAGAGGACGATGTCATAGAGCATGTTGCCGCTCCTTCCGTTTCAGTCGTCGACACAACCGGCGCAGGTGATGCGTTCGTTGCCGGGTTCACGGTGGGCCTCGTGCACGGGTGGGATGCCTCCCGGTGTGCTCACCTTGCGGTGACCGTCGGGGCCATGTGCGTTACTGCTGCAGGGGCTTCGAGCGGTGTACGGTCATTCGCCGAGACGGTTCAGGTCATGGAGCGGGGAGGGCTGATGTAG
- a CDS encoding MFS transporter — protein sequence MRTSRGNRWFVLGTLFGFMLLHQADMLLIGPLTTPIMETFHINEAQMGAVVTGALIVGGILYPVWGYLYDRYSRPKLLALASFLWGSTTWLSALAPTFPIFVATRASTGIDDASYPGIYSLLADYFAPAVRGRVYGLLQISAPFGYIVGMVLATALKDVIGWRGVFYVTGSLGLVVSAIIFLGVHDAARGRSEPELQNVAVLQEHHFEWRTAGWLLRKKSLVLLYLQGFFGVFPWNVITYWFFRYLEKERGYSAGEVLSTMIVAILVLAAGYPLAGALGDRLFRRTTRGRLIVSIVGVVMGTVLFFITMNVPVVAKTTFLVMLAASALFTPFASPNVISTVCDVTLPEVRSTSVAIQNFVESAGAALSPLVAGLIAVRLDLRTAIVVICTSTWAVCALLFVGAIILVPHDIETVRAELRLRAQAEQPLL from the coding sequence ATGCGAACAAGCCGCGGAAACCGGTGGTTCGTGCTTGGGACTCTTTTTGGGTTCATGCTTCTTCATCAGGCCGACATGCTCCTCATAGGGCCACTCACGACGCCGATCATGGAGACGTTTCACATCAACGAGGCCCAGATGGGTGCCGTTGTGACCGGTGCCCTCATTGTGGGAGGCATCCTCTACCCGGTGTGGGGATATCTGTACGATCGGTATTCGAGGCCGAAGTTGCTCGCGCTGGCCTCGTTCCTCTGGGGCTCGACCACATGGCTGTCGGCCCTGGCGCCTACGTTCCCCATCTTCGTCGCCACGCGTGCTTCGACCGGTATCGATGATGCCAGCTACCCGGGCATCTACTCGTTGCTCGCAGACTACTTTGCTCCCGCTGTGCGGGGGCGCGTCTATGGTTTGCTGCAGATCTCAGCGCCATTTGGCTACATCGTCGGCATGGTCCTGGCGACGGCGCTCAAGGACGTTATCGGATGGCGAGGAGTGTTCTATGTGACGGGATCGCTGGGGCTCGTTGTCAGTGCGATCATTTTTCTCGGCGTGCACGACGCTGCACGCGGGAGATCGGAGCCTGAGCTCCAGAACGTTGCGGTGCTTCAGGAACACCACTTCGAGTGGCGTACCGCAGGTTGGCTGCTGCGGAAGAAATCACTGGTCCTTCTCTACCTGCAGGGGTTCTTTGGAGTGTTTCCCTGGAACGTCATCACCTACTGGTTCTTTCGGTATCTCGAGAAGGAACGCGGCTATAGCGCTGGTGAAGTCCTTTCGACCATGATTGTTGCCATTCTGGTGCTGGCAGCAGGGTATCCTCTCGCCGGTGCGCTGGGCGACCGCCTGTTCCGCAGGACCACACGTGGCCGTCTCATCGTGAGTATCGTCGGCGTCGTCATGGGCACCGTGCTATTCTTCATCACCATGAACGTCCCCGTAGTTGCGAAGACCACGTTTCTGGTGATGCTCGCCGCTTCGGCTCTCTTCACCCCGTTCGCATCGCCCAACGTCATCTCTACAGTCTGCGATGTTACCCTGCCTGAAGTGCGCAGCACGTCCGTTGCCATCCAGAATTTCGTCGAGAGTGCGGGAGCGGCACTTTCGCCGCTGGTCGCAGGTCTCATCGCAGTCAGGCTGGACCTGCGGACGGCGATTGTCGTCATCTGCACATCGACGTGGGCCGTGTGTGCCTTGCTGTTTGTGGGCGCCATCATCCTCGTGCCACACGACATCGAGACCGTCCGCGCTGAACTGCGCCTGCGAGCGCAAGCTGAGCAGCCGCTGCTGTAG